In Uranotaenia lowii strain MFRU-FL chromosome 2, ASM2978415v1, whole genome shotgun sequence, one genomic interval encodes:
- the LOC129744809 gene encoding transducin beta-like protein 3, whose amino-acid sequence MSAKIKLKEVYEIQNQYKAFYTGGTVQWSSDGQELLCQNAGTINLVSVNDDTVAPITFGGTATDDEIAEDVVYSFALSHDGSSVVSAHRSGLLRLWDKSTQQVSKMWKGVHMGPISELVFNGDDSLIASGGTDTTVRIWDPQEQISKGTLRGCQGVVNLLVFHPDMESKTILAAGDDVKINAWNYETRELIKTFSGHFSKVTGVAFSNDRKFIVSSGRDKILILWNYETQESVKTIPVYESLESVIILPDSVKITGCKFDAGKIYAACAGEEGIIKVWEMTETKIVFKQNNSLVSKATEEGGLAITAMLFNQQTLQLAVITADHNIIIHNLDTFECSKQFSGFSDEILDLILFGKNDQYLGMATNSNDFKIYETATMNCKLIKGHTDIVLSLSANAHFLVSSSKDNSVRLWRYDSKKFEIQCVAIGLKHTNAVGGVALSKVSGKFCASVSQDKCLKVWKIPFEFKDTTDEKELTRLNCTLTELAHEKDINSVCISPNDRLVATGSQDKTAKLWDLSNLSLVGVFRGHRRGIWTVRFSPVDQILLTNAADCCIKLWSLTDMTCLKTLESHESSVLRVEFLSHGMQLISAGADGLLKLWSIKTSECIQTMDKHESRIWAICITQDESVFYSGGSDSQLIRWKDVTDEKREREQNEKNNMFLQEQELNNLMNDKKLLKALRLSLNLDRPFMTLKIITAVIKNQEQGLPETVQKLKNDHKETLLKHAVEWNTNSKNCRPSQLVLNILLQEMLTGRFQVSELNKHLEAALPYTERHFKRLTEYAKDLKFIEYTLLCMQPHAGGCNSTGEVPIKQD is encoded by the exons ATGAGTGCAAAGATTAAACTAAAGGAGGT GTACGAAATACAGAACCAGTACAAGGCTTTCTACACCGGGGGAACGGTCCAATGGAGTTCGGACGGGCAAGAACTACTTTGTCAAAACGCCGGTACCATAAACTTGGTATCGGTCAACGATGATACGGTTGCACCGATTACTTTCGGCGGGACAGCAACGGACGACGAAATAGCCGAAGACGTCGTGTACAGCTTTGCCCTCAGCCATGATGGTTCCAGCGTGGTGTCGGCTCATCGTTCTGGTTTGCTCAGACTGTGGGATAAGTCTACCCAACAGGTCAGTAAAATGTGGAAAGGCGTCCATATGGGTCCCATAAGCGAGTTAGTATTTAACGGGGACGATTCGCTGATTGCTAGCGGTGGCACGGATACTACCGTACGGATTTGGGATCCACAAGAACAGATTAGCAAGGGAACGCTACGTGGTTGCCAGGGCGTTGTAAATTTACTAGTCTTCCATCCAGATATGGAAAGTAAAACTATACTAGCTGCTGGTGACGATGTTAAGATCAATGCTTGGAATTACGAGACTAGGGAGTTGATCAAAACATTCTCGGGCCACTTTTCTAAAGTAACGGGTGTTGCATTTTCAAACGATCGTAAATTTATTGTTTCCTCTGGCAGGGATAAGATTTTGATCTTGTGGAACTATGAAACACAAGAATCTGTCAAAACTATCCCAGTGTACGAAAGCTTGGAAAGCGTGATTATTTTACCCGATTCTGTAAAGATTACTGGCTGTAAATTTGATGCTGGAAAAATTTATGCTGCTTGTGCTGGTGAGGAAGGCATCATCAAGGTTTGGGAGATGACggaaaccaaaattgttttcaaacaaaacaatagTTTGGTCTCAAAAGCCACTGAAGAAGGCGGACTTGCTATCACAGCTATGCTGTTCAACCAACAAACTCTGCAGTTAGCCGTCATCACAGCTGATCACAATATTATCATccataatttggacacttttgaATGTTCTAAACAGTTCTCAGGGTTTAGCGATGAAATACTGGACCTGATCCTTTTCGGTAAAAACGATCAATATCTTGGTATGGCAACGAACAGcaacgatttcaaaatttatgaaacagcAACAATGAACTGTAAGTTGATTAAAGGGCATACTGATATCGTTCTATCGTTATCGGCGAATGCACATTTTCTGGTGTCCTCATCAAAAGACAATTCAGTTCGATTGTGGCGATACGACTCTAAGAAGTTCGAAATTCAATGTGTTGCAATTGGATTGAAACACACCAATGCCGTGGGTGGTGTAGCACTGAGCAAGGTCTCTGGTAAATTTTGTGCTAGCGTTAGCCAAGACAAATGCCTGAAAGTTTGGAAAATACCCTTCGAGTTTAAAGATACTACAGATGAAAAAGAACTGACTCGGTTGAATTGCACGCTAACGGAACTAGCTCACGAAAAAGACATCAACAGTGTTTGTATATCGCCAAATGATCGTCTGGTAGCCACTGGCTCGCAGGACAAAACCGCCAAGCTGTGGGACCTCAGTAATCTTTCGTTGGTGGGAGTTTTCCGAGGTCATCGTCGGGGAATCTGGACCGTTCGTTTTTCTCCTGTAGATCAAATACTGCTCACGAATGCGGCCGACTGTTGCATAAAATTGTGGTCTTTAACGGATATGACCTGCCTGAAGACGTTGGAGAGCCATGAAAGTTCTGTCCTGAGGGTTGAATTTTTGTCCCATGGAATGCAACTGATATCAGCTGGAGCTGATGGGTTGCTCAAGTTATGGTCAATCAAAACGTCCGAGTGCATCCAAACGATGGACAAGCACGAAAGTCGAATTTGGGCCATTTGCATAACACAAGACGAAAGTGTATTCTACAGTGGAGGTTCAGATTCCCAACTTATCAGATGGAAGGATGTCACCGACGAAAAGCGAGAACGGGAACAGAACGAAAAGAATAATATGTTCCTCCAGGAACAAGAATTAAACAATttgatgaatgataaaaaactattgaaagCTTTACGACTTTCTCTTAATCTTGATCGACCCTTTATGACCCTCAAAATTATAACTGCTgtcataaaaaatcaagaacaagGTCTGCCGGAGACAGTTCAAAAGCTGAAAAATGACCACAAGGAAACGCTTCTGAAACACGCGGTCGAATGGAACACCAACAGTAAGAACTGTCGCCCCTCCCAGTTGGTCCTGAACATCCTGCTGCAGGAAATGCTTACCGGACGCTTCCAGGTGTCGGAGCTCAATAAACATTTGGAGGCGGCGCTGCCCTACACCGAACGACACTTCAAACGGCTCACCGAGTACGCAAAGGATCTTAAGTTTATCGAGTACACTTTGCTGTGTATGCAACCGCATGCCGGTGGGTGCAATTCGACCGGAGAAGTGCCAATAAAACAAGATTAA
- the LOC129745465 gene encoding 28S ribosomal protein S7, mitochondrial codes for MLKRLFFKAALRPACYQPLMVANMSQYGPQFVEPVFKKEKLREMEETGEIAQIAHVPIKAARNNDSCSVFHDDLVSQFTNYVMKKGDKRLARDLVEKGFENIKRLQLERYHLAESEEEKAKIELNPRVLLSQAVENCRPLLQLTPIKRGGVRYQVPVPITEKRSYFLAMKWLLEACREKERTVHFPEKMAWEVLDAAANQGKVLKRKQELHRQCEANRAYAHYRWS; via the exons atgttaaaaagactgTTTTTCAAAGCAGCCCTACG ACCTGCCTGTTATCAGCCGCTCATGGTAGCTAACATGTCCCAGTATGGACCCCAGTTTGTGGAGCCTGTCTTCAAAAAGGAGAAACTGCGGGAAATGGAAGAGACCGGTGAAATCGCCCAGATTGCCCATGTCCCCATCAAGGCTGCCCGTAACAACGACAGCTGTTCGGTGTTCCACGACGATCTCGTCAGTCAGTTCACCAATTATGTAATGAAGAAGGGCGACAAGCGTTTGGCGAGGGATCTTGTGGAAAAGGGTTTCGAGAACATCAAACGTCTCCAGCTAGAACGGTACCATTTGGCCGAAAGCGAGGAAGAGAAAGCCAAAATCGAGTTGAATCCACGGGTTCTGCTGAGCCAAGCTGTGGAAAACTGTAGACCATTGTTGCAATTAACACCTATCAAAAGGGGCGGCGTTCGGTATCAGGTACCGGTTCCGATCACCGAGAAGCGGTCGTACTTTTTGGCCATGAAGTGGCTGCTGGAGGCGTGCCGAGAGAAGGAACGAACCGTTCACTTCCCGGAGAAGATGGCTTGGGAAGTGCTGGACGCTGCCGCCAACCAGGGCAAGGTATTAAAACGCAAACAGGAACTTCACAGACAGTGCGAGGCTAACCGAGCATATGCTCACTATCGATGGAGTTAG
- the LOC129744810 gene encoding transmembrane protein 186 produces MFKVLRLCSASNVVNIAQLPASRIPLAGNQIWSVHRFFSKPSTLEQNIGSDSDKSTAWNTIYHFPGIMLTASIKRLQTYPMIMTAVSVPISMGLAYADLVSMTTAQVCGSIGFTTTATLLLFSYLTNNLIGYVYTDDACNKVKIAYVDKSGKRQNRIYTIDDIVPRTEMSRSLFSFYFPVKNHDNRDQYKLIHRYGQIYDYQAFARVFGRDV; encoded by the exons ATGTTTAAAGTGTTGAGGCTTTGTTCAGCTTCCAACGTAGTTAATATCGCACAGTTGCCGGCTTCTCGAATACCGCTCGCCGGTAATCAGATATGGTCGGTGCATCGCTTTTTCTCGAAACCATCTACACTGGAACAAAACATCGGATCTGATTCGGACAAATCTACCGCCTGGAATACCATTTATCATTTTCCGGGCATAATGCTAACGGCTTCGATTAAACGGCTGCAGACCTATCCGATGATCATGACCGCCGTAAGCGTACCGATCAGCATGGGTTTGGCGTATGCAGATCTTGTGTCGATGACAACGGCCCAAGTTTGCGGATCGATAG GTTTTACCACCACGGCGACCCTTCTTCTGTTTAGCTACTTAACCAACAATCTGATCGGCTACGTGTACACCGATGATGCATGCAATAAGGTAAAAATAGCTTACGTTGACAAGAGCGGAAAGCGACAGAATCGCATTTACACCATTGACGACATTGTTCCGCGAACGGAAATGAGTCGATCGTTGTTCAGTTTTTATTTCCCGGTAAAAAATCACGATAACCGGGATCAGTACAAGCTGATTCACCGGTACGGCCAAATATACGACTATCAAGCTTTTGCGCGGGTTTTCGGTCGTGATGTTTGA
- the LOC129745464 gene encoding glyoxylate reductase/hydroxypyruvate reductase-like produces MLLGRSFCQLATKMTANYRSLSLETILNSIDFPNGKRPKLLVTCSDVPVSYIDTLRRKCDVSVCQGTSREQILQATPGAEGILWLTADRLDGEVLDKAGPQLNAVSTLTSGMDYVDAKEFVKRGIALGHTPRVVNNPVADIAIGLMIAAARRFHEGRLKILNSDWEQRPQWMLGQDVVGSTVGIVGFGGIGQTIAKRLQGFDLGKLLYTGHKPKTEADQFGAQFVSFGDLLRESDFVFIVCPLTLETREIFNAEAFKLMKPTSVLINVARGGIVDQKALVNALKNGTIFAAGLDVMTPEPLQPNDPVLNLPNCIIVPHLGTATRQSLEDMFAICAHNVLSALSGKPMEAPFNRP; encoded by the exons ATGCTGCTCGGCCGATCGTTTTGTCAATTAGCAACAAAAATGACTGCAAACTACAGATCACTCAGTCTCGAAACGATCCTGAACTCAATCGATTTTCCAAACGGAAAACGACCCAAGCTGTTGGTGACCTGTTCAGACGTACCGGTAAGCTACATCGACACCCTGCGGCGCAA ATGTGATGTCTCGGTTTGTCAAGGAACTTCGCGAGAGCAGATTCTTCAAGCTACGCCAGGAGCTGAAGGAATCCTCTGGTTGACCGCCGATCGCTTAGATGGAGAAGTGCTGGATAAAGCTGGGCCTCAACTCAACGCGGTATCAACATTAACCTCAGGAATGGACTATGTTGATGCTAAAGAATTCGTCAAACGAGGAATTGCCCTAGGTCACACTCCCCGAGTGGTGAACAATCCTGTTGCCGATATTGCTATTGGATTGATGATAGCGGCTGCGCGGAGATTTCACGAAGGCCGATTAAAAATTCTGAACTCGGACTGGGAGCAGAGACCTCAATGGATGCTAGGGCAGGACGTTGTTGGGTCAACGGTTGGAATCGTTGGTTTCGGTGGTATTGGACAAACTATAGCCAAACGACTACAGGGTTTTGATCTTGGGAAGTTACTCTACACTGGCCATAAACCGAAAACGGAGGCTGATCAGTTTGGTGCTCAGTTTGTGAGCTTTGGCGATTTGCTTCGGGAAAGTGATTTCGTCTTCATCGTTTGTCCGTTGACtcttgaaactagagaaatcTTCAATGCCGAGGCTTTTAAATTGATGAAGCCTACCAGTGTGTTGATCAATGTTGCCCGGGGAGGAATTGTTGACCAGAAAGCGCTGGTAAATGCTCTTAAGAATGGAACAATCTTTGCTGCAGGGTTGGATGTTATGACACCAGAACCGTTGCAACCGAACGATCCTGTTCTTAACTTGCCGAATTGCA TTATCGTACCACATTTGGGAACTGCAACAAGGCAGAGTCTAGAGGACATGTTCGCCATTTGTGCCCACAACGTGTTATCGGCTTTGTCTGGCAAACCAATGGAGGCTCCCTTCAATCGCccttaa